Within the Calditrichota bacterium genome, the region CATCGGCTTACGCGTTGTCCGGAAGTCCATCTGCTGCCTCCTTTGGCTCGAGCAGAAGGTCCATCAGCTCTGTAGAGGTTTCCGACATCTCGAACACGAAACGCTCGACTTTGCCCTGCAGCCAATTGTAGAAGATCAACGCCGGTATACCGACACTCAGGCCCGCGGCGGTGGTAATGAGCGCCTCCCAAATGCCCCCGGCCAGCACGCTCGCGTCCACATTGCCGCCGTGCACTTGCACCTGCATGAACGCGCGGATCATGCCGGTCACGGTGCCCAGGAAACCAAGCAACGGCGCGATGGCAGCAATGGTGCCTAACACGCCCAGATACTTTTCCAAGAAGTATATTTCCCGCCGTCCTGCGCTCTCGATTGCCTCCTTGATCTCCTGGCGCGGCCGCTTGATCTTCTCCAGACCGGCTTTGGTAATGCCGGCAATGGGACCGGGCGTCTTCTTGCACAAGGCAATCGCCCCATCGAGGTCCTTGCGCAAGAGCAGGTACTTGATCTGCAGCACAAAGGTGCCGCTCTTGATACGGATCTTGCGCAGCGTCACCAGCCTCTCAATGAGAATCGCCACAGCGATGATGGAGCAGAGCACGATGGGGATCATCAGCACCCCGCCCTTAAGCACGATGTCG harbors:
- a CDS encoding MotA/TolQ/ExbB proton channel family protein; this translates as MTLFDIVLKGGVLMIPIVLCSIIAVAILIERLVTLRKIRIKSGTFVLQIKYLLLRKDLDGAIALCKKTPGPIAGITKAGLEKIKRPRQEIKEAIESAGRREIYFLEKYLGVLGTIAAIAPLLGFLGTVTGMIRAFMQVQVHGGNVDASVLAGGIWEALITTAAGLSVGIPALIFYNWLQGKVERFVFEMSETSTELMDLLLEPKEAADGLPDNA